The genomic stretch ACGCCCGCTCGGTCCACCACGCCGAAATCCGGCGGGAGCTCTATTTCTTCACCCTGTACCGGGTGTTCGAGGCCGCGCTGCTGTGCCTGACGGTGTTCGGCCCGGTCGGCGACCTGCTGGCGCAGCCGCGCCACCCGCAGCTGGCGGCCGCGGTGGCGCTGGCCTACCTGCTGGGGGCGATGCTGCTGTTCGCCACCGGCCGCCGTGGGGCGGTGCAAAGCCAGGTCGCGGCCGGCGTGGCCGGCGACATCCTGGTCACCGCCCTGGCCATGCACGCACTGCCGTCGCTGGCCTCCAGCATCGCCATGATGCTGCTGTTCAACGTCGGCGCCGCCGCCCTGCTGCTGCCGCTGCGCCGCGGCCTGTTGGTGGCTTGTGCCGCCAGCCTGGCGCTGCTGCTGCAATACGCCTGGACCGTCGCGGTCGGCGAGGACGACGGCCGGCCGGCGGTGGAAGTGGTGATGTTCGCCACCAGCTACCTGGCGATCGCCACCCTCACCAGCCTGCTGGGCCGGCAGCTGCGCGCCAGTCAGGCGCTGGCCGAACAGCGCGGCAGCCAGGTCGCCAACCTGGCCGAGGTCAATGAACTGATCATCCGGCGCATGCGCACCGGGGTGCTGCTGGTCGACGGCGATGACGAGATCCGCCTTGCAAACGAAGCAGCGATGCTGCAACTCGGGGACGCCGGCGAGGGCCGGCGCCTGCTGGCCACCGCCGCGCCGGCGCTGGAGGCCCGCCTGCGCCGCTGGGAGCGCGACGGCAACAACGACCCCACGCCGCTGCAGCTGGCCGCCGACCTGCCCGAGGTGCTGCCGCGCTTCGCCCGCCTGCTGGCGGAAGGCGACCAGGTGCTGGTGTTCCTGGACGACGCCGAGCTGGCCTCGCGGCGGGCGGAAAGTCTCACTCTCGCCACCCTCGGCCGCTTTTCCGCCAGCCTGGCCCACGAGATCCGCAACCCGCTGGCGGCGATCAGCTACGCCACCCAGCTGCTGGAGGAATCGCGCGACATCCCCGAGGCCGACCGCCGCCTGCTGGAGATCATCTACCAGCAGACCCGGCGCATGAACGGCATCGTCGAGAACGTGCTGGGGCTGGCCCGGCGCGAACGCGCCCAGCCCGAGCACGTGGACCTGGGCGAATTCGCCCGCCACTTCGTGGCCGACTACTGCAACAGCCATCCGCTGGACCGCGACACCCTCGAGGCCCGCACCGACGGCCGGCCCGTGCCCTGCCTGGTCGACCGCCGGCAGCTGCAGCAGGTGGTCACCGTGCTGGTGCACAACGCGCTGATCTATGGCCGCATGCCCGGCGAGCCGGCGCGCGTGTCCCTGCACGTGCACCGCGACGCCAAGGGCGCCCCGCTGCTGGACGTGGTGGACCATGGCCCCGGCATTCCCGAAGCCGTCACCGGCCAGCTGTTCCGTCCGTTCTTCACCACCTCCAGCCACGGCACCGGGCTGGGCCTCTACATCGCCCGGGAGATGTGCCTGGCCAACCAGGCCGACCTGCGCTACGTCGCCATCCCCGCCGGCGGCGCCTGCTTCCGCATCCGCCTGGCTGGCGCACGCGCGATCGATACGGCCTGACGGCGCGCCGCGGCCTCAGTCGATGCCCAGCTTCTTCAGCTTGTAGCGCAGCGCACGGAAGGTGATGCCCAGCTGGGCGGCGGTCTTGGTCTTGTTGTAGCGGTTGTCGACCAGCGCCTGCTCGATCGCCTTGCGCTCCACTTCCTCGATGAAGCCCGGCAGCGCACTGCTGGCGGATTCGCGCGGATCGATCAGGCTGGGGTCCAGGGTGGCGGCCGCTGCACTGGCCTGCGCCGCCAGCGACGGTGGCGGCGCCGCCGGGCGGGCTTCGGGCAGGCGCAGGTCGGCGGCGCGGATGCCGTCGTCGTCGGCCAGCGCGAAGGCGCGCTCGAGGATGTTCTCCAGCTCGCGCACGTTGCCGGGGAAGGTGTAGTGCGCCAGCGCCTCCATCGCGTCCGGATGC from Thermomonas sp. XSG encodes the following:
- a CDS encoding ATP-binding protein; translated protein: MAPPDAATADARSVHHAEIRRELYFFTLYRVFEAALLCLTVFGPVGDLLAQPRHPQLAAAVALAYLLGAMLLFATGRRGAVQSQVAAGVAGDILVTALAMHALPSLASSIAMMLLFNVGAAALLLPLRRGLLVACAASLALLLQYAWTVAVGEDDGRPAVEVVMFATSYLAIATLTSLLGRQLRASQALAEQRGSQVANLAEVNELIIRRMRTGVLLVDGDDEIRLANEAAMLQLGDAGEGRRLLATAAPALEARLRRWERDGNNDPTPLQLAADLPEVLPRFARLLAEGDQVLVFLDDAELASRRAESLTLATLGRFSASLAHEIRNPLAAISYATQLLEESRDIPEADRRLLEIIYQQTRRMNGIVENVLGLARRERAQPEHVDLGEFARHFVADYCNSHPLDRDTLEARTDGRPVPCLVDRRQLQQVVTVLVHNALIYGRMPGEPARVSLHVHRDAKGAPLLDVVDHGPGIPEAVTGQLFRPFFTTSSHGTGLGLYIAREMCLANQADLRYVAIPAGGACFRIRLAGARAIDTA